The Streptomyces sp. NBC_01317 genomic interval CGACACCCTTGCCGGCCGCGGCGACGGTCCGTACCGCTTCGAGGTGTGCCTCGTTGGGGACGGCCACGACCACCAGGTCGACGGCGGGGTCGGCGCACAGGGCGGCCATGTCGTCGTAGGCACGGGCGTCCGGTGCCCAGGTGGCGGCCAGTGCGGTGGCGCGTGCCAGGTCGCGGGAGCAGGTGGCGACCAGGGCGGCGTTCCGTGCGTCCTGGAGGGCGTCCGCGTAGGTGTCGCCGATGAATCCCGAGCCGATGAGTCCGACGCCGATCACGTGTTCCTCCGTCCGGTGCTGGTCTCCAAGAGCGCGTCGAAGGCCTGGGACAGCTCCTGGTCGGCCGACTTCAGCTCCGGATGGGCGTCGTGGTGGGCCAGTGCCTCCCTGGCGCCCTCCGCGAAGGAGACACGGGGTGCGAACCCCGGTACCAGCGACCGGAGTTTGGACGTGTCGAAGAGCATCGAGTGGCGGAAGTCGTGCTCCAGCACCTCGCCCCAGCCGGGTACGTGTGCGGCGATGGACTCGCTGGCGCGGTGACGCAGGACGGGGTCGCGCACCCCGGCCGCGGCGGCCAGGGTCAGATGGATCTGGTCCCAGGTGAGGATGTCGCCGCTGACCACGTTGACGCTTTCACCCACCGCGTGGTCCAGGCCCAGCAGCGGGACGACGGCACGGGCGACGTCCCGCGTGTGGGTGAGGGACCACAACGACGTGCCGTCCCCGTGCACCACCACGGGCCGGCCCGCGCGCATCCGCTCGATCGCCGTCCAGCCGGCGAGGACCGGGATCACCGTGCGGTCGTACGAGTGGAAGGGCCGCACGATCGTCAGCGGGAAGCCGGACGTGCGGTGGGCGTCCTCCAGCAGCAGTTCGCAGGCGATCTTGTCGCGGGCGTAGCCGAAGACCGGCTGGCGGCGCGGGCTGGACTCGGTGATCGGCAGGTTCGGCACCGGCCGGCCGAAGACCGAGCACGTGCTGATGAAGACGTACTGCCCGGTCCGGCCGGTGAACAGGCCGGGGTGGGCGCGTATGTCGTCTGGGGTGAAGCCGACCCAGTTGACCACCGCGTCGAACTCGTCGTCGCCCAGCGCCGCCTTGAGGGCGGCGGGGTCGCGGACGTCCGCGCGCAGCTGCCGTACCCCGTCGGCGACGGGCCGGACGGGCTCGGAGCGGGTCACGACGGTCACGTCGATCCCGGCGGCGACCGCCCGGGCCGCCACCGCCGAACCGATCATCCCCGCGCCGCCCAGAAACAGTACGTTCATGCCCGCTCCTCGGTCGGTTCCGGGACACGTGCGCCACGGGACAGCCCGCGGCCCACCAGGTGGTCGTACGAGCGCCGCAGCGCCTCGAACGTGTCGATGTGCAGGCGCTCCAGCTCGACGAGGTGCCACCGCGGACCGGACGGTGTGGTCAGGGTGCGGGCCCAGTCGGTCCCGCCCTCCCCGATGGGCACCATCACGTCGTGCTCGTAGCTGACCGCCGGGCCGTCCTTGACGTGCACGAAGCGCACCCGGTCACCGAGCCCGGCCAGCACGTCGGCCGGGTCCGCGCCGCCCATCCGTGCCCAGTACGCGTCGAGTTCGACCAGGACGCGGTCGTCCAGCAGCTCCAGCAGCAGGTCGTACGCGGGACGGCCCCCGAACTGCTGGGAGAACTCGGCGAAATGGTTGTGGTAGGCGATCCGCATCCCCCGGCCGGCCGCGCGTTCGGCGGCCTCGTTGACCCGCTCGACACCGCGCCGGATCGCGTCCGGCGAGTCGAACTCCTCGCGCTCCATGCTCCATACGAGGACGTCGGCCCCCAGCTCCTCGTTCGTGTCGAGCAGCGCCTCGGCGCCGGGCCCGGCGGGGAACGGGGTGTGCGCGCTGGTCAGGGTGAGGCCGGCGGCGGCGATGGCGTCCCTGACCCGGGCGGGCCCGAAGTGCTCCACGAGGCCGTAGGTCTCGATGCCCAGGTAGCCGAGGCCGGCCAGCCGGGCCAGGGTGCCCTCCAGGTCGGACCGTGCCTGGTCGAGCACGGTGTACATCATGACGCCGATACCGGCTGTCACGTCTCCTCCTCCGGCCGGCCCCTCGGGACCGGTACGCGTGGACTCAGTCACGGCCGGCCGCCCACCGCAGGGCCTGCCTGACCAGAGTGCGGACCGGGGGTTCGCCCCAGGAGCGCATGTCATGGCCGAGCGCCAGATAGACCACCCGGCCGGCCCCGAACCGGCGGGCGTAGAGCACCGGGATGACGGCCCCGTCGGCCCGGTGCCGTTGCGCGAGCACGGTGATGTCCTGGTCCGCCGTCTCGAACTCGTAGTACTCGTCGAAGAGTTCGAAGTCGGTGAGCCCTTCGGTGACCGGGTGGTCGGCGACGATCTCGACGGTGTGCCGGCCCTCGTGGTGGCCGGGTCCGTGGGAGAGGTAGCGGTTGCCGAGCAGCTCGAAGAGCGGCCTGTCCGCCGGGTCGACGCCGTCCCCCCGTACCCCCATGATGTTGGCGCCGTGCACCCCCACCAGCCCCTTGCCGCCCCGTACCGCGTCGGCCAGCGCGCGCTGCTGGTCCGTCGTGAACTGCCCGCCCGCGGTGTAGAGGAGGTAGACGTCCGCCTCGGCCGTCTCGGGCCGTGGATCGACGAAGCGGCTGGTGCCCATGGCCTTGCGGGTGGCGAACCCGGCCTCCACGCCCAGCTGCTGGAACACTCCGGCGGCGCTGAGCAGGTCGTGGTGGATGTCGTCGCCGTTGACGACGACCATGGCTCTGGGAGTCGGGAGGTGTGGCATGGCTCTCCTCGCGGGGGTGCGGCAGGGGGATGGTGGTGCGGGGGCGCGCGGCGCGCGCCGGCTCAGACCGGCTTCAGCCGCAGCGCGACGACCGGGTTGGGCACGGGGCTGAAGTAGGGGTCCTGCGGTGTGGGGAACCCGGTCGCCTTCGCGGTGCTCCAGTTGCCGTAGCTGCCCCAGTAGAACATCGGGATCCACGGCAGGTTCTCGACGAAGATCTTCTCTATCCCGTTGAGGATCTGCTGCCGCTGGGCGTCCGTGGTGGCCTTGGGATACTCCTTGAACAACGCCGCGGCCTCGTCGTTCCGGAACCGCTCGATGTTCTGGAAGGTCGGCGTCGCCTTCCCCACCGGGTAGTAGAGGTTGGGGTTGATCGTGTCGTTGTAGTACGAGAAGGCGCGCGGCGCGGAGTTGACCGGGTAGCCCATCGTGGAGTCGAAGTCGCCCTTGCCGGTGAGGGTGTTGATCTCGTTCACCGTGGTGGTGTCGATGGTGAGCTTGATCCCGATGTCCTTGAGCTGGGACACCAGCACCTGCACCCGGGAGGCGATGTCGGTGTACGACGACGGGAAGCTGACCGAGAACTCGACCCGCTTGCCGCCCTTCTGGTAGTAGCCGTCACCGCCCTTGCTGTAGCCCGCGTCGGTCAGCGTCCGATGGGCCTTCGCGACGTCCTGGGTGAAGTCGACCCCCTTCAACTCGGGGGACACGGACGAGGTGTAGGCGGGCATCGGCAGTCCGGTGACGCTGGTGGCCGGCGGCGCGCCGCTGGCCGCGCCGACCTGCTTGCGGTCCACACCGAGGCTGATGGCCCGCCGCACCGCGAGGTCGCTGAGCGGCCAGCGCTCCAGGTTGGGGATCAGACCGTCGGTCCCGGCCAGCGGTGCCCAGTAGTTGTTGTGCTCGCTGCGGCTCAGGTACGTCTTGTCGGCGTTGGCGATGTACGTGCCGCCCCAGTCCGCCTGACCCTGGACCAGCGCGTTGGTCATGCTCACGTTGTCCTTGTACGCGACGAACCGCAGCGCCTTGATCTGCGCCTTCGCCTGCCAGTACTCCTCGTTGCGTACGAGTGTGAAACTCTGCGCCGAGAACTGGCCGAGCTTGAACGGGCCGGTGCCGACCGGGTTCTCGTCGGTGTACTTGCTCGGGTCCTTGACCTTGGACCAGATGTGCCGGGAGACGATGGGCGCCGACACGACGTTGGTGAAGAACTGCTCGGACGGCACCGGGAAGGTGAAGACGACCTGGGTCGGGCCCGGCGCGGTGACCGAGGTGATCTCGACGCCGAGCAGGTTCAGCCCGGGGTTCTCCTTCAGCATGGTGTACGTGAACACCACGTCGTCGGCGGAGAACGGGGTGCCGTCGGTCCACTTCACCCCGGACTGGATGTCCAGGGTGAGTGTCTTGTTGCTGTCCGACCAGCGCCAGGCCTTGGCCAGCCAGGGCAGGTCGTGGCCGATGTCGACGGTGTTGATCTGCACCAGCGGCTCGTAGATGAAGCCGCCGGAACCCTGCGAGGTGTAGGTCAGCGCCTGCGCGGTGTTGGCCAGGAACGGGTTGAAGACCTTGGTGAGGTTGTCGGACTGGCCGGCCACGGTGAGGGTGCCGCTGCCGCCGCCCGAGCCGCCGCCCGAGGACGATTGGCAACTGGCGAGGGCGAGCGAACCGGCGACGGCCAGGGCGCCGGCGAGAACGCCTCGTCTTGACACGCCTGTCGCGATGAGCGACTTCGAAGTAGTCACGTGCGTCTGCTCCTTGAGAGGTGGGACGGCGGGAGAGATACGTGGGGGTGTACGGGAGGTCCGGTCGTGGATCAGTCGGTGGGGGCGGCCGGGCGCGCGACGGCCCGGGTGTTCTCGGCCCGCTGGCTACGGGCCTCCGGGTCGTCGGCGTAGAGCCAGCACCGGACGGTGTGTCCGGCGGTGAGGTCGAACGGCTCCGGTGCGGTGGTGGCGCAGCGTTCCATCGCGTACGGGCAGCGCGGGTGGAAGCGGCAGCCGGCCGGCGGGTCGATGAGGCTGGGCGGCTGCCCGATGTCCCGGACGCGGTCGGCGCCGGACCTCGACGGGTCGGGCGCGGAGGCGATCAGCAGTTGGGTGTACGGATGCGCCGCCTGCTGCGTCACCTCTTCCGAGGGGCCGCTCTCGACCAGCTGCCCGGCGTACATCACCGCGGTGTCGGCGGCGAAGTAGCGGGCGGAGGCGATGTCGTGGGTGACGTAGAGCATCGCCGCGTTGCGTTCCTCGGTCAGGCGGCGCAGCAGGTTGAGGATGCCGAGACGGATGGAGACGTCGAGGCTGGAGACCGGTTCGTCGGCGAGGAACACCTCGGGGTCGGCGGCCAGCGCGCGGGCGATGGAAATGCGCTGGAGCTGTCCGCCGGAGAGTTCGTGCGGGTATTTCGCGGTGAACTGCCGGGGCGGCACCAGGTTGATCTGCGTCAGCAGATCGTCGATGACGGCGGCCTGTTCCTTGCCGCGCTTGCCGGGGTGGTGCAGCGCGACGGCCCGCTTGAGGGTGCCGGCGATCGTGGCGACCGGGTTGAAGGACCCGAACGGGTCCTGGAGGATCAGCTGGACCGTGCGGACGTGGTCGCGGAAGGCCTTGCCGCGCATCGCCCGCACGGGTTCGCCGTGCAGCCGTATCTCGCCGCCGGTGAGCGGGTGGAGCTGCGCGAGCAGCCGGGCCAGGGTCGACTTGCCGGAGCCGGACTCGCCGACGAGTGCGGTGATCCGTCCCGCGTACAGGCTCAGCGAGACGTCGTCCACGGCGTGCACGACCCTGCGGGTGGCGCCGCGCCGGGGAAGTCCGCTCCGTACGGGGAAGTGCTTGGTCACGTGGACGGCTTCGAGTACGGGCCGCTCCCCGGCCGTGGCGCCGGCCGTGGTCACCGTCCCGGCCTGCGTGTCAGCGCTCATCGTGTATCACCTGTCGCCAGTTCGTTCGGGGTGGTCTCGGGGTGCGGGCCGCCGGTGTGCGCGGTCTCCTTCTCCTGGGCGGCGTCCGTGTGCAGCAGGCAGGCCGCGAGCGAGGTGCCGCCTCCGGGGCCGCCGACCTGGTAGAGCTGCGGCACCTGCGTGGCGCAGGCGTCGAAGGCGTGCGGGCAGCGGGGTCGGAACGCGCAGCCGCTGGGCAGTTTCCGCAGGTCGGGCGGGGAGCCGACGATGCCGGTCAGCTCCCGCTTGGGACCGCCGAGGGTGGGGAAGGAGGCCAGCAGCCCTCGGCTGTACGGGTGTTGGGGGCGCCGGTAGAAGGTGTCGGCCGGGGCCATCTCGACGACCTTGCCGCCGTACATCACCGCGATGGTGTCGGAGAGTTCGATGAGCAGCGACAGGTCGTGGGTGATGAAGACGACCGAGAAGCCGAGCCGGTCCTTCAACTCCATGATCTTCTCGATGATCTGACGCTGGATCACCACGTCGAGCGCGGTGGTCGGTTCGTCCATCACGATGATCTCGGGGTCGAGGGCGAGCCCGACGGCGATCATCGCGCGCTGCCGCATCCCGCCGGAGAGTTCGTGCGGGTAGGAGTTCGCGCGGTCCGCGGGGATGCCGACGATGCCGAGCAGTTCCACCACCCGCGCGGCGCGTTCCCGCGCGTCCATCCCCGGCCGGTGGGCGACGATGACGTCCTCGATCTGGGCGCCGACGCGCAGGATCGGGTTGAGCGCGTTCATCGCCGACTGGAAGACGATGGACAGTTCCTCCCAGCGGAAGCCGCGCAGTTCGGTGTCGTCCATGGCCAGCACGTCGACGGTGGTGCCGTCGGGCTTGGTGTAGTGGATCTCGCCCCGGGATATCTCGGCCGGCGGCTTGTGCAGCCGGGTGATGGCGTAGGCGAGGGTGGACTTGCCGGAGCCGGACTCGCCCGCGATGCCCAGGACCTCACCGCGCCGCAGGGTGAACGACACGTCGCTGACCGCCGGGGTGCGGCCGCCCTCGCCGACGTACTCCACCCGCAGGTCGCGGACGTCGAGCACGAGGTCGGTGCTGTCCTGGGTGAAGGGCGTCGCGGCGGGCCTCCGTACCACCGGGCCCTGGTGTTTGACGCGGCGCGGGCGCTTCGCCGACACCTGGCCGCGCTGGGCCTTCTTGGTGCCGAGGCCGACCTGCCGCAGCCGGGGGTTGATGAACTCGTCGATGCCGAAGTTGACCAGGGACAGCGCGGTGCCGAGCACCGCGATGGCCAGCCCGGCGGGGACGAACCACCACCAGGCGCCGGTCAGCAGGGCGCTGCCGGTCTGCGCCCAGTAGAGGATCGTTCCCCAGGACCACTGGGTGACGTCGGCGAGGCCGAGGAACGCCAGGCTGGCCTGGGTGAGGATGGCGAAGATGACGGTGCCGAGGAACGAGGCGGCGATCACCGCCATCTGGTTGGGCAGGATGTCCTTGAGGATGATCCGCCAGGTGTTCTCGCCGGTGGCGCGGGCGGCCTCCACGAAGTCCCGTTTGCGCAGGGAGAGGGTCTGGGCGCGCAGCACCCGGGCGCCCCAGGCCCAGCCGGTGACAGTGATGACCAGGATGATCCCGAGGGAGCCGCTGTGCGGCAGGTACGCGGCGAGGATGATGGTCAGCGGCAGTCCCGGCAGGACGAGGAACACGTTCGCGAGCAGCGACAGCACTTCGTCGCCGACCCCGCCGACGTACCCGGCGGTGATGCCGACCCCCACCGACAGGGCGGTGGTGATCACGGCGGCGCCGAGGCCGACGACCATCGAGGCGCGGGCGCCGTACAGCATCTGGGACAGGACGTCCTGGCCGTTCTGCGTGGTGCCCAGCCAGTGGGACCCGGACGGGCCGGCGAGGGCGGCGTCGCTGACGGCGGAGGGGTCGTACGGCGAGATCCACGGCGCGATCACGGCCAGGATCACGAAGACCAGCAGGATCGCCAGGCCGGTGAGGGTCAGCGGCGACCGCAGCAGGCGGACCCAGAGCCGGGCCACGCTCCCGGAGGACTCCACGCCCGTGTCGGCCTCGGCCAGGGCGGCGGGTTGCAGGGCCATGGGTCAGCTCTCCCTTGTCCGCGGGTCGAGGAACACGTACGCGATGTCGGCGAGCAGGTTCGCGACGAGTACCAGCACGGTGATGAGCAGGAAAATCGCGGACATCAGGGGGTAGTCGGCCGCCTGTGCGGCCTTGAAGAGCACCGACCCGATGCCGGGGTAGTTGAAGACGACCTCGGTGACGATGGAGCCGCCGATGACAAAGCCGAGCGACATCGCGAAGCCGGAGAACGACGGGAGCATCGCGTTGCGGGCCGCGTAGGTGTACATCACGCGGCGCTTGGAGAGGCCCTTGGCCTCGGCCAGCCGGACGTAGTCCTCGCCGAGCGTGGTGAGCATCATGTTGCGCATGCTGATCAGCCAGCCGCCGACCGAGGCGACGGTGATGGTGGCGGCGGGCAGGACCGCGTAGTTGAGGGCGCTGCCGAGGAAGCCGCTGTTCAGCCCGACGCTCTGGTCGAGCGCGTAACCGCCGGACAGCGGGAACCAGTTGAGGGTGATCGCGAAGACGTAGACCATGATGATCGCGAACCAGAAGTACGGGATGGACGACAGGAACGTCGTCAGGGGCACCAGCGAGTCGAGCCAGCTGCCGCGTTTCCAGCCGGCCAGCATGCCCAGCGAGGTGCCGAGGACGAAGCCGAGCACGGTGCAGAGGGTGACGAGGATGAGCGTCCAGTACATGCTCTGGCCGAGGACCGTGCTGACCTTGGACGGGTAGTAGGCGTACGAGATGCCGAAGTTGCCGGTGAACACGCTGTGCCAGTAACTGAGGTACTGCTCCCAGAGGTTCTGGTTCGGCTGCCCGAAGAGGACCCGCAGGGCGTGCACCGCGGAGGGGCTGAGCTTGCCGTGGAACTGGTTGATCAGGTTGTCCGCCGGATTGCCCGGCATGATGCGCGGGATGAGGAAG includes:
- a CDS encoding NAD-dependent epimerase/dehydratase family protein, coding for MNVLFLGGAGMIGSAVAARAVAAGIDVTVVTRSEPVRPVADGVRQLRADVRDPAALKAALGDDEFDAVVNWVGFTPDDIRAHPGLFTGRTGQYVFISTCSVFGRPVPNLPITESSPRRQPVFGYARDKIACELLLEDAHRTSGFPLTIVRPFHSYDRTVIPVLAGWTAIERMRAGRPVVVHGDGTSLWSLTHTRDVARAVVPLLGLDHAVGESVNVVSGDILTWDQIHLTLAAAAGVRDPVLRHRASESIAAHVPGWGEVLEHDFRHSMLFDTSKLRSLVPGFAPRVSFAEGAREALAHHDAHPELKSADQELSQAFDALLETSTGRRNT
- a CDS encoding sugar phosphate isomerase/epimerase family protein, with amino-acid sequence MTAGIGVMMYTVLDQARSDLEGTLARLAGLGYLGIETYGLVEHFGPARVRDAIAAAGLTLTSAHTPFPAGPGAEALLDTNEELGADVLVWSMEREEFDSPDAIRRGVERVNEAAERAAGRGMRIAYHNHFAEFSQQFGGRPAYDLLLELLDDRVLVELDAYWARMGGADPADVLAGLGDRVRFVHVKDGPAVSYEHDVMVPIGEGGTDWARTLTTPSGPRWHLVELERLHIDTFEALRRSYDHLVGRGLSRGARVPEPTEERA
- a CDS encoding ThuA domain-containing protein; amino-acid sequence: MPHLPTPRAMVVVNGDDIHHDLLSAAGVFQQLGVEAGFATRKAMGTSRFVDPRPETAEADVYLLYTAGGQFTTDQQRALADAVRGGKGLVGVHGANIMGVRGDGVDPADRPLFELLGNRYLSHGPGHHEGRHTVEIVADHPVTEGLTDFELFDEYYEFETADQDITVLAQRHRADGAVIPVLYARRFGAGRVVYLALGHDMRSWGEPPVRTLVRQALRWAAGRD
- a CDS encoding ABC transporter substrate-binding protein, with the translated sequence MTTSKSLIATGVSRRGVLAGALAVAGSLALASCQSSSGGGSGGGSGTLTVAGQSDNLTKVFNPFLANTAQALTYTSQGSGGFIYEPLVQINTVDIGHDLPWLAKAWRWSDSNKTLTLDIQSGVKWTDGTPFSADDVVFTYTMLKENPGLNLLGVEITSVTAPGPTQVVFTFPVPSEQFFTNVVSAPIVSRHIWSKVKDPSKYTDENPVGTGPFKLGQFSAQSFTLVRNEEYWQAKAQIKALRFVAYKDNVSMTNALVQGQADWGGTYIANADKTYLSRSEHNNYWAPLAGTDGLIPNLERWPLSDLAVRRAISLGVDRKQVGAASGAPPATSVTGLPMPAYTSSVSPELKGVDFTQDVAKAHRTLTDAGYSKGGDGYYQKGGKRVEFSVSFPSSYTDIASRVQVLVSQLKDIGIKLTIDTTTVNEINTLTGKGDFDSTMGYPVNSAPRAFSYYNDTINPNLYYPVGKATPTFQNIERFRNDEAAALFKEYPKATTDAQRQQILNGIEKIFVENLPWIPMFYWGSYGNWSTAKATGFPTPQDPYFSPVPNPVVALRLKPV
- a CDS encoding ABC transporter ATP-binding protein: MSADTQAGTVTTAGATAGERPVLEAVHVTKHFPVRSGLPRRGATRRVVHAVDDVSLSLYAGRITALVGESGSGKSTLARLLAQLHPLTGGEIRLHGEPVRAMRGKAFRDHVRTVQLILQDPFGSFNPVATIAGTLKRAVALHHPGKRGKEQAAVIDDLLTQINLVPPRQFTAKYPHELSGGQLQRISIARALAADPEVFLADEPVSSLDVSIRLGILNLLRRLTEERNAAMLYVTHDIASARYFAADTAVMYAGQLVESGPSEEVTQQAAHPYTQLLIASAPDPSRSGADRVRDIGQPPSLIDPPAGCRFHPRCPYAMERCATTAPEPFDLTAGHTVRCWLYADDPEARSQRAENTRAVARPAAPTD
- a CDS encoding ABC transporter ATP-binding protein — translated: MLDVRDLRVEYVGEGGRTPAVSDVSFTLRRGEVLGIAGESGSGKSTLAYAITRLHKPPAEISRGEIHYTKPDGTTVDVLAMDDTELRGFRWEELSIVFQSAMNALNPILRVGAQIEDVIVAHRPGMDARERAARVVELLGIVGIPADRANSYPHELSGGMRQRAMIAVGLALDPEIIVMDEPTTALDVVIQRQIIEKIMELKDRLGFSVVFITHDLSLLIELSDTIAVMYGGKVVEMAPADTFYRRPQHPYSRGLLASFPTLGGPKRELTGIVGSPPDLRKLPSGCAFRPRCPHAFDACATQVPQLYQVGGPGGGTSLAACLLHTDAAQEKETAHTGGPHPETTPNELATGDTR
- a CDS encoding ABC transporter permease, producing MRTLLRKIAFYLLTAWAAISLNFLIPRIMPGNPADNLINQFHGKLSPSAVHALRVLFGQPNQNLWEQYLSYWHSVFTGNFGISYAYYPSKVSTVLGQSMYWTLILVTLCTVLGFVLGTSLGMLAGWKRGSWLDSLVPLTTFLSSIPYFWFAIIMVYVFAITLNWFPLSGGYALDQSVGLNSGFLGSALNYAVLPAATITVASVGGWLISMRNMMLTTLGEDYVRLAEAKGLSKRRVMYTYAARNAMLPSFSGFAMSLGFVIGGSIVTEVVFNYPGIGSVLFKAAQAADYPLMSAIFLLITVLVLVANLLADIAYVFLDPRTRES